In one Arachis duranensis cultivar V14167 chromosome 9, aradu.V14167.gnm2.J7QH, whole genome shotgun sequence genomic region, the following are encoded:
- the LOC107466831 gene encoding DUF21 domain-containing protein At1g47330-like isoform X1 — protein MITLKDHDNTKYNEIEFWMYVISCVVLVILAGVTSGLALGLLSFSQVDLEVLIKAGRPKDKKNAERILPVVKNGHFVLCTLLLGKSLAMEALPIFMDTIMPPWLSITISTPLVTLFAEIVPQAVYSRYGLTLGAQMAPFVQLLLLIFFPISYPASKILDWALGKEHSVLLRRSELKTFVDLHADMAGKGGELSCHEASIITGAMDLTDKTAKDAMTPISETFSLDINSKLDMNTMTLIMNKGHSRVPLYSGYPSNIIGLILVKNLMFCRPEDETPIKNLIIRKIPRVYENWPLYEILNQFQKGHSHMAIVLKCENDSENNNAAAHAAGAPTFLNTLTNKTSNAAQNTKESDSSFDLEKSQRVCIYESSDTEFNSPSAAIQKMMMEAGNEQRQHSKKWEEESGYTMSQEEIQVLPTVLDEEVIGIITMEDVMEELLQGDILDETDEYVHVQKNIRINLLTPRRSSRKGSESSLH, from the exons ATGATCACATTGAAAGATCATGATAATACCAAATATAATGAAATTGAATTCTGGATGTATGTTATTTCATGTGTGGTGCTTGTGATCCTTGCAGGTGTCACATCGGGCCTAGCACTAGGATTGTTATCATTCAGCCAAGTTGATCTTGAGGTTCTCATTAAGGCTGGCCGTCCTAAAGACAAAAAGAATGCAG AAAGGATTCTACCAGTTGTAAAGAATGGACATTTTGTATTGTGTACCCTCCTTTTAGGTAAATCACTGGCCATGGAG GCACTGCCAATCTTCATGGATACAATCATGCCGCCTTGGCTTTCTATTACTATATCAACTCCCCTGGTCACATTATTTGCAGAG ATTGTGCCTCAAGCTGTATATTCTCGATACGGACTAACCTTAGGAGCACAAATGGCACCCTTTGTTCAACTGCTTCTTCtgatcttcttccctatatCCTATCCAGCTAGTAAG ATCCTGGATTGGGCTCTAGGGAAGGAGCATTCAGTCCTGTTGAGAAGATCTGAGTTAAAAACATTTGTGGACTTGCATGCAGACATG GCAGGAAAAGGTGGAGAGTTGTCCTGTCATGAAGCCTCTATAATCACAGGTGCCATGGATTTGACTGATAAGACTGCCAAAGATGCAATGACACCAATATCTGAAACTTTTTCTCTTGATATAAATTCCAAACTGGACAT GAATACAATGACATTGATCATGAACAAAGGGCATAGTCGTGTACCTCTATACTCTGGATACCCAAGTAATATCATTGGCCTCATATTG GTTAAGAATTTAATGTTCTGTCGTCCAGAAGATGAAACCCCAATCAAGAATCTGATTATCAGAAAAATTCCCAG GGTTTATGAAAATTGGCCACTGTATGAGATACTGAACCAATTCCAAAAGGGTCACAGCCATATGGCCATTGTTTTGAAATGTGAGAATGACTCAGAGAACAACAATGCTGCAGCCCATGCTGCCGGTGCGCCTACATTTCTCAACACACTCACTAATAAAACATCAAATGCAGCACAAAATACTAaag AATCTGATTCTTCCTTTGATCTGGAAAAGAGTCAGAGAGTTTGTATCTATGAGTCCAGCGATACAGAATTTAATAGTCCAAGTGCAGCAATTCAGAAGATGATGATGGAGGCAGGCAATGAACAACGTCAACATTCCAAAAAGTGGGAGGAAGAGAGTGGTTATACGATGTCTCAAGAAGAAATACAAGTTCTTCCAACTGTTTTGGATGAGGAAGTGATAGGAATCATCACAATGGAGGATGTTATGGAGGAACTGTTGCAG GGGGACATACTGGATGAAACTGATGAATATGTTCATGTTCAAAAGAA CATCAGGATTAACTTGCTGACTCCACGAAGATCATCCAGGAAAGGATCCGAGTCTAGTCTTCATTGA
- the LOC107466835 gene encoding heavy metal-associated isoprenylated plant protein 12-like, which translates to MNKVILRVEALHERKCKKKAMKIVSNIAGIESVSVDMNENKLTLTGEMDAVEVVGKLRKLCHTEILSVGPATATATTTVKQEPKKNNKEPSNLEASIVPIQAYHYYYTSMEENPNACVIF; encoded by the exons ATGAAT AAAGTAATACTAAGGGTGGAAGCACTACATGAGAGGAAATGTAAGAAAAAAGCCATGAAGATAGTGTCGAATATTGCAGGGATTGAGTCAGTGTCAGTGGACATGAATGAAAACAAGTTGACGTTGACTGGGGAAATGGATGCTGTGGAAGTTGTTGGGAAGCTGAGGAAGCTCTGTCACACTGAAATACTGTCTGTTGGACCAGCCACAGCCACAGCCACAACCACAGTCAAACAAGAGCCAAAGAAGAACAATAAAGAACCTTCAAATCTGGAAGCTTCTATTGTACCCATTCAAGcttatcattattattacacAAGTATGGAGGAGAATCCCAATGCCTGCGTTATCTTTTGA
- the LOC107466840 gene encoding protein SGT1 homolog A isoform X2, whose protein sequence is MASDLQARAKEAFVDEDYDLAMDLLTKAIAFEPNNAQYYADRAQANIKLNNLAEAVADANMAIELNPSLPKAYLRKGTACMKLKEYQTAKAALEMGASLAPGDSKFIDMLKQCHELIAESDVTPIIPEKHTTTRDVSAKELEQKNDVSQQMTVAVAKPKYRHEFYQKPDEVVVTIFAKGIPRDSVTVDFGEQILSVRIDVPGEDAYALQPRLFGKIVPSRCRYEVLSTKMEIRLAKAEPIHWAALEFRGGATVPQRAIVSSVINVQRPTYPSSKPKRIDWDKLEAQVKKEEKDEKLDGDAALNKFFRQIYQDADEDTRRAMSKSFVESNGTVLSTNWKEVGSKKVQGSAPDGMELKKWEY, encoded by the exons ATGGCTTCTGATCTTCAAGCGAGGGCCAAAGAGGCATTCGTCGATGAAGACTATGATCTCGCGATGGACCTTCTCACTAAGGCCATTGCTTTTGAACCTAACAACGCTCAATACTATGCCGATCGTGCCCAAGCCAACATCAAACTCAACAACCTCGCTG AGGCTGTTGCTGATGCAAACATGgcaattgagttgaatccttCTCTCCCAAAAGCATATTTGCGGAAAGG TACTGCATGCATGAAGCTTAAGGAATATCAGACAGCTAAGGCAGCTCTAGAGATGGGTGCTTCATTGGCTCCAGGAGATTCAAAATTCATTGATATGCTCAAACAATGTCATGAGCTCATTGCTG AATCTGATGTCACACCTATAATACCAGAAAAGCACACGACAACTCGGGATGTTTCTGCCAAAGAACTTGAGCAAAAGAATGACGTTTCACAGCAGATGACAGTAGCAGTTGCTAAACCTAAATACAG GCATGAATTCTACCAAAAACCTGATGAGGTGGTTGTTACCATTTTTGCAAAGGGCATTCCACGGGACAGCGTGACTGTTGATTTTGGTGAACAAATA CTAAGTGTTAGAATCGATGTACCTGGTGAGGATGCATATGCTCTTCAACCTCGCTTGTTTGGAAAG ATCGTACCTTCCAGATGCCGATATGAAGTTTTGTCTACCAAGATGGAAATCCGGCTTGCAAAAGCAGAACCTATCCACTGGGCAGCTCTTGAATTCCGTGGAGGTGCAACGGTTCCACAGAGGGCTATTGTTTCATCAG TTATCAACGTTCAAAGGCCTACTTACCCTtcctctaaaccaaaaagaataGATTGGGATAAGCTGGAAGCTCAAGTTAAGAAAGAG GAAAAAGATGAAAAGCTTGATGGTGACGCAGCGCTGAACAAATTCTTCCGCCAGATATATCAAGATGCAGATGAGGACACCAGAAGAGCAATGAGCAAATCATTT GTGGAGTCTAATGGAACCGTATTGTCCACAAACTGGAAAGAAGTGGGATCCAAGAAGGTTCAGGGAAGTGCTCCTGATGGCATGGAGTTGAAGAAATGGGAATATTAG
- the LOC107466831 gene encoding DUF21 domain-containing protein At1g47330-like isoform X3, which translates to MEALPIFMDTIMPPWLSITISTPLVTLFAEIVPQAVYSRYGLTLGAQMAPFVQLLLLIFFPISYPASKILDWALGKEHSVLLRRSELKTFVDLHADMAGKGGELSCHEASIITGAMDLTDKTAKDAMTPISETFSLDINSKLDMNTMTLIMNKGHSRVPLYSGYPSNIIGLILVKNLMFCRPEDETPIKNLIIRKIPRVYENWPLYEILNQFQKGHSHMAIVLKCENDSENNNAAAHAAGAPTFLNTLTNKTSNAAQNTKESDSSFDLEKSQRVCIYESSDTEFNSPSAAIQKMMMEAGNEQRQHSKKWEEESGYTMSQEEIQVLPTVLDEEVIGIITMEDVMEELLQGDILDETDEYVHVQKNIRINLLTPRRSSRKGSESSLH; encoded by the exons ATGGAG GCACTGCCAATCTTCATGGATACAATCATGCCGCCTTGGCTTTCTATTACTATATCAACTCCCCTGGTCACATTATTTGCAGAG ATTGTGCCTCAAGCTGTATATTCTCGATACGGACTAACCTTAGGAGCACAAATGGCACCCTTTGTTCAACTGCTTCTTCtgatcttcttccctatatCCTATCCAGCTAGTAAG ATCCTGGATTGGGCTCTAGGGAAGGAGCATTCAGTCCTGTTGAGAAGATCTGAGTTAAAAACATTTGTGGACTTGCATGCAGACATG GCAGGAAAAGGTGGAGAGTTGTCCTGTCATGAAGCCTCTATAATCACAGGTGCCATGGATTTGACTGATAAGACTGCCAAAGATGCAATGACACCAATATCTGAAACTTTTTCTCTTGATATAAATTCCAAACTGGACAT GAATACAATGACATTGATCATGAACAAAGGGCATAGTCGTGTACCTCTATACTCTGGATACCCAAGTAATATCATTGGCCTCATATTG GTTAAGAATTTAATGTTCTGTCGTCCAGAAGATGAAACCCCAATCAAGAATCTGATTATCAGAAAAATTCCCAG GGTTTATGAAAATTGGCCACTGTATGAGATACTGAACCAATTCCAAAAGGGTCACAGCCATATGGCCATTGTTTTGAAATGTGAGAATGACTCAGAGAACAACAATGCTGCAGCCCATGCTGCCGGTGCGCCTACATTTCTCAACACACTCACTAATAAAACATCAAATGCAGCACAAAATACTAaag AATCTGATTCTTCCTTTGATCTGGAAAAGAGTCAGAGAGTTTGTATCTATGAGTCCAGCGATACAGAATTTAATAGTCCAAGTGCAGCAATTCAGAAGATGATGATGGAGGCAGGCAATGAACAACGTCAACATTCCAAAAAGTGGGAGGAAGAGAGTGGTTATACGATGTCTCAAGAAGAAATACAAGTTCTTCCAACTGTTTTGGATGAGGAAGTGATAGGAATCATCACAATGGAGGATGTTATGGAGGAACTGTTGCAG GGGGACATACTGGATGAAACTGATGAATATGTTCATGTTCAAAAGAA CATCAGGATTAACTTGCTGACTCCACGAAGATCATCCAGGAAAGGATCCGAGTCTAGTCTTCATTGA
- the LOC107466840 gene encoding protein SGT1 homolog B isoform X1, translating to MASDLQARAKEAFVDEDYDLAMDLLTKAIAFEPNNAQYYADRAQANIKLNNLAEAVADANMAIELNPSLPKAYLRKGTACMKLKEYQTAKAALEMGASLAPGDSKFIDMLKQCHELIAEESDVTPIIPEKHTTTRDVSAKELEQKNDVSQQMTVAVAKPKYRHEFYQKPDEVVVTIFAKGIPRDSVTVDFGEQILSVRIDVPGEDAYALQPRLFGKIVPSRCRYEVLSTKMEIRLAKAEPIHWAALEFRGGATVPQRAIVSSVINVQRPTYPSSKPKRIDWDKLEAQVKKEEKDEKLDGDAALNKFFRQIYQDADEDTRRAMSKSFVESNGTVLSTNWKEVGSKKVQGSAPDGMELKKWEY from the exons ATGGCTTCTGATCTTCAAGCGAGGGCCAAAGAGGCATTCGTCGATGAAGACTATGATCTCGCGATGGACCTTCTCACTAAGGCCATTGCTTTTGAACCTAACAACGCTCAATACTATGCCGATCGTGCCCAAGCCAACATCAAACTCAACAACCTCGCTG AGGCTGTTGCTGATGCAAACATGgcaattgagttgaatccttCTCTCCCAAAAGCATATTTGCGGAAAGG TACTGCATGCATGAAGCTTAAGGAATATCAGACAGCTAAGGCAGCTCTAGAGATGGGTGCTTCATTGGCTCCAGGAGATTCAAAATTCATTGATATGCTCAAACAATGTCATGAGCTCATTGCTG AAGAATCTGATGTCACACCTATAATACCAGAAAAGCACACGACAACTCGGGATGTTTCTGCCAAAGAACTTGAGCAAAAGAATGACGTTTCACAGCAGATGACAGTAGCAGTTGCTAAACCTAAATACAG GCATGAATTCTACCAAAAACCTGATGAGGTGGTTGTTACCATTTTTGCAAAGGGCATTCCACGGGACAGCGTGACTGTTGATTTTGGTGAACAAATA CTAAGTGTTAGAATCGATGTACCTGGTGAGGATGCATATGCTCTTCAACCTCGCTTGTTTGGAAAG ATCGTACCTTCCAGATGCCGATATGAAGTTTTGTCTACCAAGATGGAAATCCGGCTTGCAAAAGCAGAACCTATCCACTGGGCAGCTCTTGAATTCCGTGGAGGTGCAACGGTTCCACAGAGGGCTATTGTTTCATCAG TTATCAACGTTCAAAGGCCTACTTACCCTtcctctaaaccaaaaagaataGATTGGGATAAGCTGGAAGCTCAAGTTAAGAAAGAG GAAAAAGATGAAAAGCTTGATGGTGACGCAGCGCTGAACAAATTCTTCCGCCAGATATATCAAGATGCAGATGAGGACACCAGAAGAGCAATGAGCAAATCATTT GTGGAGTCTAATGGAACCGTATTGTCCACAAACTGGAAAGAAGTGGGATCCAAGAAGGTTCAGGGAAGTGCTCCTGATGGCATGGAGTTGAAGAAATGGGAATATTAG
- the LOC107466841 gene encoding uncharacterized protein LOC107466841 has translation MPLGLILGIGRAFRRKRTSSLDILSSKRAPRGYYKGKNCKPTGFHTRKGGYVVVQEKLPNYVVPDLTDFKLKPYVSQCPRDAKTSEASALTK, from the exons atgcCTCTAGGGCTGATTCTAGGCATAGGAAGAGCTTTTCGAAGGAAGAGGACTTCTTCATTGGACATCCTATCATCAAAACGTGCTCCACGAGGTTACTACAAGGGCAAGAACTGCAAGCCTACTGGTTTCCATACCCGTAAAG GTGGGTATGTGGTAGTGCAAGAAAAATTGCCAAACTATGTAGTCCCTGATTTGACAGATTTTAAG CTCAAACCATATGTATCTCAGTGTCCTAGAGATGCCAAGACCTCAGAGGCTTCTGCATTGACTAAGTAA
- the LOC107466831 gene encoding DUF21 domain-containing protein At1g47330-like isoform X2, whose amino-acid sequence MMIQLKSVTSGLALGLLSFSQVDLEVLIKAGRPKDKKNAERILPVVKNGHFVLCTLLLGKSLAMEALPIFMDTIMPPWLSITISTPLVTLFAEIVPQAVYSRYGLTLGAQMAPFVQLLLLIFFPISYPASKILDWALGKEHSVLLRRSELKTFVDLHADMAGKGGELSCHEASIITGAMDLTDKTAKDAMTPISETFSLDINSKLDMNTMTLIMNKGHSRVPLYSGYPSNIIGLILVKNLMFCRPEDETPIKNLIIRKIPRVYENWPLYEILNQFQKGHSHMAIVLKCENDSENNNAAAHAAGAPTFLNTLTNKTSNAAQNTKESDSSFDLEKSQRVCIYESSDTEFNSPSAAIQKMMMEAGNEQRQHSKKWEEESGYTMSQEEIQVLPTVLDEEVIGIITMEDVMEELLQGDILDETDEYVHVQKNIRINLLTPRRSSRKGSESSLH is encoded by the exons ATGATGATTCAGTTGAAAA GTGTCACATCGGGCCTAGCACTAGGATTGTTATCATTCAGCCAAGTTGATCTTGAGGTTCTCATTAAGGCTGGCCGTCCTAAAGACAAAAAGAATGCAG AAAGGATTCTACCAGTTGTAAAGAATGGACATTTTGTATTGTGTACCCTCCTTTTAGGTAAATCACTGGCCATGGAG GCACTGCCAATCTTCATGGATACAATCATGCCGCCTTGGCTTTCTATTACTATATCAACTCCCCTGGTCACATTATTTGCAGAG ATTGTGCCTCAAGCTGTATATTCTCGATACGGACTAACCTTAGGAGCACAAATGGCACCCTTTGTTCAACTGCTTCTTCtgatcttcttccctatatCCTATCCAGCTAGTAAG ATCCTGGATTGGGCTCTAGGGAAGGAGCATTCAGTCCTGTTGAGAAGATCTGAGTTAAAAACATTTGTGGACTTGCATGCAGACATG GCAGGAAAAGGTGGAGAGTTGTCCTGTCATGAAGCCTCTATAATCACAGGTGCCATGGATTTGACTGATAAGACTGCCAAAGATGCAATGACACCAATATCTGAAACTTTTTCTCTTGATATAAATTCCAAACTGGACAT GAATACAATGACATTGATCATGAACAAAGGGCATAGTCGTGTACCTCTATACTCTGGATACCCAAGTAATATCATTGGCCTCATATTG GTTAAGAATTTAATGTTCTGTCGTCCAGAAGATGAAACCCCAATCAAGAATCTGATTATCAGAAAAATTCCCAG GGTTTATGAAAATTGGCCACTGTATGAGATACTGAACCAATTCCAAAAGGGTCACAGCCATATGGCCATTGTTTTGAAATGTGAGAATGACTCAGAGAACAACAATGCTGCAGCCCATGCTGCCGGTGCGCCTACATTTCTCAACACACTCACTAATAAAACATCAAATGCAGCACAAAATACTAaag AATCTGATTCTTCCTTTGATCTGGAAAAGAGTCAGAGAGTTTGTATCTATGAGTCCAGCGATACAGAATTTAATAGTCCAAGTGCAGCAATTCAGAAGATGATGATGGAGGCAGGCAATGAACAACGTCAACATTCCAAAAAGTGGGAGGAAGAGAGTGGTTATACGATGTCTCAAGAAGAAATACAAGTTCTTCCAACTGTTTTGGATGAGGAAGTGATAGGAATCATCACAATGGAGGATGTTATGGAGGAACTGTTGCAG GGGGACATACTGGATGAAACTGATGAATATGTTCATGTTCAAAAGAA CATCAGGATTAACTTGCTGACTCCACGAAGATCATCCAGGAAAGGATCCGAGTCTAGTCTTCATTGA